One segment of Macaca fascicularis isolate 582-1 chromosome 2, T2T-MFA8v1.1 DNA contains the following:
- the RUVBL1 gene encoding ruvB-like 1 isoform X4 — translation MWRHSRINQKQENGWKSCLVGRTSWNWQGLRIKETKEVYEGEVTELTPCETENPMGGYGKTISHVIIGLKTAKGTKQLKLDPSIFESLQKERVEAGDVIYIEANSGAVKRQGRCDTYATEFDLEAEEYVPLPKGDVHKKKEIIQDVTLHDLDVANARPQGGQDILSMMGQLMKPKKTEITDKLRGEINKVVNKYIDQGIAELVPGVLFVDEVHMLDIECFTYLHRALESSIAPIVIFASNRGNCVIRGTEDITSPHGIPLDLLDRVMIIRTMLYTPQEMKQIIKIRAQTEGINISEEALNHLGEIGTKTTLRYSVQLLTPANLLAKINGKDSIEKEHVEEISELFYDAKSSAKILADQQDKYMK, via the exons GGCTGCGAATAAAGGAGACCAAGGAAGTTTATGAAGGTGAAGTCACAGAGCTAACTCCGTGTGAGACAGAGAATCCCATGGGAGGATATGGCAAAACCATTAGCCATGTGATCATAGGACTCAAAACAGCCAAAGGAACCAAACAGTTGAAA ctggacCCCAGCATTTTTGAAAGTTTGCAGAAAGAGCGAGTAGAGGCTGGAGATGTGATTTACATAGAAGCCAACAGTGGGGCTGTGAAG AGGCAGGGCAGGTGTGATACCTATGCCACAGAATTCGACCTTGAAGCTGAAGAGTATGTCCCCTTGCCAAAAGGGGATGtgcacaaaaagaaagaaatcatccaAGATGTGACTTTGCATGACTTGGATGTGGCTAATGCACGGCCCCAG GGGGGACAAGATATCCTGTCCATGATGGGCCAGCTAATGAAGCCAAAGAAGACAGAAATCACAG ACAAACTTCGAGGGGAGATTAATAAGGTGGTGAACAAGTACATCGACCAGGGCATTGCTGAGCTGGTCCCGGGTGTGCTGTTTGTTGATGAGGTCCACATGCTGGACATTGAGTGCTTCACCTACCTGCACCGCGCTCTGGAGTCTTCTATCGCCCCCATCGTCATCTTTGCATCCAACCGAGGCAACTGTGTCATCAG AGGCACTGAGGACATCACATCCCCTCACGGCATCCCTCTTGACCTTCTGGACCGAGTAATGATAATCCGGACCATGCTGTATACTCCACAGGAAATGAAACAG atCATTAAAATCCGTGCCCAGACGGAGGGAATCAACATCAGTGAGGAGGCACTGAACCACCTGGGGGAGATTGGCACCAAGACGACACTGAG GTACTCAGTGCAGCTGCTGACCCCGGCCAACTTGCTTGCTAAAATCAACGGGAAGGACAGCATCGAGAAAGAGCACGTCGAAGAGATCAGTGAGCTTTTCTATGATGCCAAGTCCTCTGCCAAAATCCTGGCTGATCAGCAGGATAAGTACATGAAGTGA
- the RUVBL1 gene encoding ruvB-like 1 isoform X3, producing the protein MWRHSRINQKQENGWKSCLVGRTSWNWQGLRIKETKEVYEGEVTELTPCETENPMGGYGKTISHVIIGLKTAKGTKQLKLDPSIFESLQKERVEAGDVIYIEANSGAVKRQGRCDTYATEFDLEAEEYVPLPKGDVHKKKEIIQDVTLHDLDVANARPQGGQDILSMMGQLMKPKKTEITDKLRGEINKVVNKYIDQGIAELVPGVLFVDEVHMLDIECFTYLHRALESSIAPIVIFASNRGNCVIRGLGDGINFAPYRGTEDITSPHGIPLDLLDRVMIIRTMLYTPQEMKQIIKIRAQTEGINISEEALNHLGEIGTKTTLRYSVQLLTPANLLAKINGKDSIEKEHVEEISELFYDAKSSAKILADQQDKYMK; encoded by the exons GGCTGCGAATAAAGGAGACCAAGGAAGTTTATGAAGGTGAAGTCACAGAGCTAACTCCGTGTGAGACAGAGAATCCCATGGGAGGATATGGCAAAACCATTAGCCATGTGATCATAGGACTCAAAACAGCCAAAGGAACCAAACAGTTGAAA ctggacCCCAGCATTTTTGAAAGTTTGCAGAAAGAGCGAGTAGAGGCTGGAGATGTGATTTACATAGAAGCCAACAGTGGGGCTGTGAAG AGGCAGGGCAGGTGTGATACCTATGCCACAGAATTCGACCTTGAAGCTGAAGAGTATGTCCCCTTGCCAAAAGGGGATGtgcacaaaaagaaagaaatcatccaAGATGTGACTTTGCATGACTTGGATGTGGCTAATGCACGGCCCCAG GGGGGACAAGATATCCTGTCCATGATGGGCCAGCTAATGAAGCCAAAGAAGACAGAAATCACAG ACAAACTTCGAGGGGAGATTAATAAGGTGGTGAACAAGTACATCGACCAGGGCATTGCTGAGCTGGTCCCGGGTGTGCTGTTTGTTGATGAGGTCCACATGCTGGACATTGAGTGCTTCACCTACCTGCACCGCGCTCTGGAGTCTTCTATCGCCCCCATCGTCATCTTTGCATCCAACCGAGGCAACTGTGTCATCAG AGGCTTAGGTGATGGGATTAATTTTGCCCCTTACAGAGGCACTGAGGACATCACATCCCCTCACGGCATCCCTCTTGACCTTCTGGACCGAGTAATGATAATCCGGACCATGCTGTATACTCCACAGGAAATGAAACAG atCATTAAAATCCGTGCCCAGACGGAGGGAATCAACATCAGTGAGGAGGCACTGAACCACCTGGGGGAGATTGGCACCAAGACGACACTGAG GTACTCAGTGCAGCTGCTGACCCCGGCCAACTTGCTTGCTAAAATCAACGGGAAGGACAGCATCGAGAAAGAGCACGTCGAAGAGATCAGTGAGCTTTTCTATGATGCCAAGTCCTCTGCCAAAATCCTGGCTGATCAGCAGGATAAGTACATGAAGTGA